A genomic window from Prunus persica cultivar Lovell chromosome G2, Prunus_persica_NCBIv2, whole genome shotgun sequence includes:
- the LOC109947283 gene encoding uncharacterized protein LOC109947283: protein MSSNPFLEQVRSSFQRSRSLNAGPSLQPNRVISEIQNRLERELATAKEQAIATFEGLAIHTDLPGSSPSNSESSSDQEEEEMAANEFMGDLDIPTIPASPSSILLPTAARNYELKSSHLNMLPSFYGLPNEDPLTHIKDIFNVVSSFPLTGVTEEQLRMRVFPYTLKDKAKYWLNSLKPGSLMNWGAIQKKFLEKYFSTQKTDMLRDKILLFAQQDDESFCEAWERFNGLLNQCPHHGIPLKLQMRMFYKGLTPSSHNIVTNFAGGSYKTKTLKETYELFEEIAMETQHTDTRGKRIAGGSNDSSSVQISKLEQKLDALLALNSRNPLKEVCSICETHDHPTISCPFGAAYPEFVQEQAKLVNSYNRGPINDPYSQSYNPGWRNHPNFSWRNTQNQANPPSLQRPQQSSSLEDLVKQMAINQNNFQQTTQAAISKLEVQLGQIATEIAQREPEKWPSQTVINPKNQEAKAVHVLISGKIVDNKVGSDLSNDVVVVEDEDEEETTAMEGEQPKTSQSAPKAKSDSQEPNPFQLHKRDDKFVPSHLHQDRYIPPPPYIPPIPFPGRLKKANQDKAFKEIYDILSKVNINLPLLDVVKQIPAYGKFIKHLMTHKLNFTPSEEVKLNKNVSAVLQRKLPPKLEDPGSFNIPINIGDKTVGRAMLDLGASINVMPYSVYQALGLEGIKKTSIRLELADHSIKYPKDRDDPILLGRPFMATADTIIKVKDGTLSMTVLGETVEFKVFDALSQPSITLDTCFSIDVVDHEVSSKIVQKKSNDALEAVLTQEEEDLFESEFQEVMAALEVFQPYPPSFRPPLEPLVSSSTKLEPSIITPPKLELKPLPNHLKYTYLGTNETLPVIIAASLTSHEEDSLIEVLKEHKTALGWTIADIKGISPSMCMHRILMEEDSKPSRDAQRRLNPNVKEVVRAEVLKLLDVGIIYPISYSKWVSPVQVVPKKSGITVVKNEKNELVPTRTITGWRVCIDYRKLNTSTRKDHFPLPFIDQMLDRLSGHAYYCFLDGFSGYNQIPIAPEDQEKTTFTCPFGTFAYRRMPFGLFSCLQDVRKQI from the exons ATGTCTAGTAATCCTTTCCTTGAACAAGTGAGGTCTTCATTCCAACGTTCGAGATCTTTGAACGCAGGGCCATCTTTGCAACCAAACCGGGTGATCTCTGAAATTCAGAATCGTCTAGAAAGAGAGTTAGCAACTGCAAAAGAGCAAGCCATTGCCACATTTGAAGGTCTTGCTATCCACACTGACCTCCCAGGGTCTTCACCTTCAAATTCGGAATCAAGTTCagaccaagaagaagaagagatggcTGCCAATGAGTTCATGGGAGACCTTGATATCCCAACAATTCCAGCATCCCCTTCAAGCATCTTGCTGCCCACCGCAGCTCGAAACTATGAGCTTAAATCTTCTCATCTTAATATGCTCCCTTCTTTTTATGGTTTACCTAATGAAGATCCATTAACTCATATAAAGgatatttttaatgttgtgAGCTCTTTTCCCTTGACAGGTGTGACGGAAGAGCAACTTCGAATGAGAGTGTTTCCTTACACTTTGAAAGATAAGGCGAAATATTGGTTGAATTCTTTGAAGCCTGGTTCACTCATGAATTGGGGAGCCATTCAAAAGAAGTTCTTGGAGAAATATTTCTCCACGCAAAAAACCGACATGCTTAGGGACAAGATCCTTCTATTTGCACAACAAGATgatgagtcattttgtgaagCATGGGAGAGATTCAACGGGCTGCTCAATCAATGTCCTCATCATGGGATTCCATTGAAGCTTCAGATGCGTATGTTTTATAAAGGACTAACCCCCTCTAGCCATAATATTGTCACTAATTTTGCAGGTGGTTCTTATAAGACTAAAACTCTAAAAGAAACATATGAACTCTTTGAGGAGATAGCAATGGAGACCCAACACACCGATACAAGAGGTAAACGTATTGCTGGTGGTTCTAATGATTCTTCCAGTGTGCAGATTTCCAAATTGGAACAAAAGCTAGATGCCCTCCTTGCATTGAACTCAAGAAACCCTTTGAAGGAAGTGTGTAGCATCTGTGAAACTCATGATCATCCTACCATTTCTTGTCCCTTTGGGGCTGCATATCCAGAATTTGTGCAAGAGCAAGCTAAGTTGGTGAATTCCTACAACCGAGGTCCAATAAATGACCCATATTCTCAAAGTTATAATCCAGGTTGGAGGAATCATCCAAACTTTTCATGGAGGAATACACAGAATCAAGCGAATCCCCCTTCACTCCAAAGGCCACAACAATCATCATCGTTGGAGGATTTAGTGAAGCAAATGGCAATCAACCAAAACAATTTCCAGCAAACAACACAAGCTGCCATCTCCAAGTTGGAAGTCCAATTGGGCCAGATAGCTACTGAAATAGCTCAAAGAGAACCTGAGAAATGGCCAAGTCAAACCGTGATCAATCCAAAAAACCAAGAAGCCAAGGCCGTTCATGTGCTCATATCAGGTAAGATTGTTGATAACAAAGTTGGTTCTGATCTATCAAATGATGTTGTGGTTGTagaggatgaagatgaagaggaaACCACAGCTATGGAAGGAGAACAACCCAAAACGTCCCAATCTGCTCCTAAGGCCAAATCTGATTCTCAGGAACCCAATCCATTTCAATTGCATAAAAGAGATGACAAATTTGTGCCATCACATCTTCATCAAGATAGATACATCCCACCTCCTCCATATATTCCACCGATTCCATTTCCAGGCCGTTTGAAGAAAGCAAATCAAGATAAGGCTTTTAAAGAGatttatgatattttgagTAAAGTTAATATCAATTTGCCCTTGCTTGATGTTGTTAAACAGATTCCTGCATATGGAAAGTTCATCAAGCACTTGATGACTCACAAGCTCAATTTTACTCCAAGTGAAGAAGTAAAGCTCAACAAGAATGTGAGTGCTGTGTTGCAAAGGAAGCTTCCACCAAAACTAGAAGATCCTGGCAGCTTTAACATTCCCATTAACATCGGAGATAAGACGGTTGGAAGAGCCATGTTGGACTTGGGAGCAAGCATCAATGTAATGCCATATTCAGTTTATCAGGCGCTTGGCTTAGAAGGGATAAAGAAAACCTCAATTCGTCTTGAACTAGCTGATCATTCTATCAAATATCCAAAAG ACCGTGATGATCCCATTCTCCTCGGGCGACCATTCATGGCCACTGCAGACACAATCATCAAAGTGAAAGATGGCACCCTCTCCATGACTGTTTTGGGTGAAACTGTTGAATTTAAAGTGTTTGATGCTCTGTCTCAACCTTCTATCACTCTTGAtacttgtttttcaattgatgTTGTGGATCATGAGGTTTCTTCTAAAATTGTGCAGAAAAAGTCTAATGATGCTTTGGAAGCGGTCCTAAcacaagaagaggaagatctcTTTGAATCAGAGTTCCAAGAAGTGATGGCTGCCTTAGAAGTGTTTCAGCCATACCCACCATCCTTTAGGCCACCACTTGAGCCtcttgtatcatcctccacaaaATTGGAGCCATCCATTATCACCCCACCAAAGCTAGAACTTAAACCTCTACCCAATCATCTTAAATATACTTATTTGGGTACTAATGAAACTCTCCCTGTTATAATTGCTGCAAGTCTCACTTCACATGAAGAGGACAGCTTAATTGAAGTTCTGAAAGAACATAAAACAGCCCTTGGATGGACCATAGCAGACATCAAAGGAATTAGTCCAAGCATGTGCATGCACCGAATTTTAATGGAAGAAGACAGCAAACCATCTCGTGATGCACAAAGGAGGCTAAATCCCAATGTGAAAGAGGTGGTTAGGGCTGAAGTTTTGAAGCTACTTGATGTGGGAATCATCTACCCAATTTCATATTCTAAGTGGGTGAGTCCTGTGCAAGTGGTTCCAAAGAAGTCCGGAATCACCGTTGTAAAGAATGAGAAGAATGAGCTAGTTCCAACACGCACTATCACTGGTTGGAGAGTTTGCATTGATTACAGGAAGTTGAACACATCCACGAGAAAAGATCATTTTCCCTTGCCTTTTATTGATCAAATGCTTGACCGTTTATCTGGCCATGCTTACTACTGTTTTCTTGATGGATTTTCAGGTTATAATCAAATTCCCATTGCTCCGGAAGACCAGGAGAAAACCACGTTCACATGCCCATTTGGTACATTTGCTTATAGAAGGATgccatttggtttgttttca TGCTTACAAGATGTCAGGAAACAAATCTGA
- the LOC18786393 gene encoding MDIS1-interacting receptor like kinase 2, translating to MTYLLCCLACLISYVQLLSSPNIAFASSLEAEALLKWKASFQNQTKNNLTSWAYHPKVNIIPCNVWTGISCNTAASVNRINLTNSGIQGTLYEFPFLSLPNLEYIDLSLNQLFGAIPSQISSLSKLIYFDLSYNQLSGRIPPEIGLLNNLQALHLNTNQLNGSIPQEIGNLKSLVELCIDDNHLSGPIPSSLGDLTNLTRLCLFKNNLSGTIPKEIGNLKSILVLELSQNQFNGSIPTSLGDLSNLEILFLRDNQLSGSIPQEIENLMKLTVLELDTNNFSGYLPQNICQGGSLQKFTVNSNHFIGTIPKGLQNCKSLVRVRLEGNQLTGNISENFGAYPNLHFIDLSHNNLHGEISQLWGQCPQLATLRIAGNKLTGSIPPEISHATQIHVLDLSSNSLVGVIPKDFGRLTSLVNLMLNGNQLWGPIPSEFGSLTDIEYLDLSTNKFNEPIPGILGNLLKLNYLNLRNNKFSQEIPFQLGKLVHLSQLDLSHNSLGGKIPSEMSSMQSLEKLNLSYNNLTGLIPTTFDEMHGLYDIDISYNQLQGPIPNNKAFQNALMEGNNGLCGDVGGLKPCNHSVEHKHTSRKAFLIIFPILGTLLLAFLAFVLIGRRRSRRRQEQEIEQMHESFFSITNFDGRKMYGQIMEATNGFDVVHCIGKGGQGSVYKAKLPSGSIVAVKKFHRTLDGEEASRKEFFNEIRALTQIRHRNIVKFLGFCSSSHHSFLAYEYLEKGNLAAILSNEHEAKKLDWSTRVRIVKGVAHALCYMHHDCAPPIVHRDITSSNILLHCDYEPCVSDFGTAKLLNPDSSNWTALVGTYGYVAPELAYTMKVTEKCDVYSFGVLALEVIMGKQLGNFVSSFSFPSTTYANIFLKDVLDQSLPPPTPQLEDELITIARLSIACRHSHPQSRPTMHMVSQALSFPTASSNRRSNDITLEQLIMI from the exons atgacaTATTTATTATGCTGTCTAGCTTGCCTTATCTCGTATGTCCAGCTGCTCTCATCACCAAACAttgcttttgcttcttctcttgAAGCAGAGGCTCTTCTCAAATGGAAAGCTAGctttcaaaatcaaaccaagAATAATCTGACCTCATGGGCTTACCATCCAAAAGTAAATATAATCCCATGCAACGTTTGGACTGGTATTTCATGCAACACTGCTGCAAGTGTCAACAGGATCAACCTCACCAATTCTGGGATACAAGGTACGCTATATGAATTTCCATTCCTGTCCCTCCCTAATCTCGAATACATTGACCTCAGCTTGAACCAACTCTTTGGTGCCATCCCATCTCAGATAAGTTCCCTCTCCAAACTCATCTATTTTGACCTTTCTTATAATCAGTTGTCTGGGAGAATCCCACCAGAAATTGGTCTTCTAAATAATCTTCAAGCCCTGCACCTAAATACGAACCAATTAAATGGCTCAATTCCTCAAGAAATAGGAAATTTGAAGTCTCTAGTGGAATTATGCATTGATGATAACCATCTATCCGGTCCAATCCCGTCATCATTAGGTGATCTAACAAACCTTACCCGTCTCTGTCTCTTTAAAAATAATCTTTCTGGCACAATTCCAAAAGAGATAGGGAATTTGAAATCTATTTTGGTGCTAGAGTTGAGCCAGAATCAATTCAATGGTTCCATCCCCACTTCACTTGGTGACTTGAGCAACCTAGAAATCTTATTCCTACGCGATAACCAACTTTCTGGCTCCATCCCCCAAGAGATTGAGAATCTCATGAAGTTGACTGTGCTGGAACTCGACACTAACAATTTTTCTGGTTATTTGCCACAAAATATTTGCCAAGGCGGATCACTACAAAAGTTTACGGTAAACTCCAACCATTTCATAGGTACAATCCCCAAAGGTTTGCAAAATTGCAAGAGCTTAGTGAGAGTTCGTCTTGAAGGGAACCAACTAACGGGCAATATATCTGAAAACTTTGGTGCCTATCCAAATCTTCATTTTATTGACCTGAGCCATAATAACTTGCACGGTGAAATCTCACAGCTCTGGGGACAGTGCCCGCAATTAGCAACACTACGAATTGCGGGGAACAAGCTTACTGGTAGTATACCACCTGAGATTAGCCATGCAACCCAAATTCATGTATTGGATCTTTCTTCCAATAGTTTAGTAGGGGTGATTCCCAAGGACTTTGGGAGATTGACTTCTTTGGTGAATTTGATGTTGAATGGAAATCAACTTTGGGGTCCTATACCCTCAGAATTTGGATCACTGACTGATATTGAATATCTTGACTTGTCCACCAACAAATTCAATGAGCCAATTCCAGGCATTTTAGGCAACTTGCTCAAATTAAACTACTTGAATTTGAGAAACAACAAGTTCAGTCAAGAAATTCCATTTCAGTTGGGGAAGTTAGTTCATCTGTCCCAACTTGATCTAAGTCATAACTCACTTGGGGGTAAGATACCATCAGAAATGAGCAGTATGCAAAGCTTGGAGAAGTTGAATCTTTCCTACAATAATCTTACAGGTCTCATTCCAACAACTTTTGATGAAATGCATGGCCTGTATGACATCGACATATCCTACAATCAACTGCAGGGTCCAATCCCCAACAACAAAGCATTTCAAAATGCTCTAATGGAAGGGAATAATGGATTGTGTGGCGACGTTGGAGGACTAAAACCCTGCAATCATTCTGTGGAGCATAAGCATACCTCAAGGAAGGCGTTCTTAATCATTTTCCCTATCTTGGGAACACTATTACTTGCTTTCCTGgcttttgttttgattggaagaagaagaagtagaagaagGCAAGAACAGGAAATCGAACAGATGCATGAAAGTTTTTTCTCAATAACTAATTTTGACGGAAGAAAAATGTATGGACAAATCATGGAAGCAACCAATGGTTTTGATGTCGTCCATTGCATCGGGAAGGGAGGACAGGGAAGTGTCTACAAGGCAAAGCTCCCATCAGGCAGCATTGTTGCAGTGAAGAAATTCCATAGAACACTTGATGGTGAGGAGGCATCTCGGAAGGAGTTCTTTAATGAAATAAGGGCCTTAACTCAGATACGACACCGAAACATTGTGAAGTTTCTTGGCTTTTGTTCAAGTTCCCATCACTCGTTTTTGGCCTATGAGTATCTGGAAAAAGGTAACTTGGCAGCAATCTTGAGCAACGAGCATGAAGCTAAAAAGTTGGACTGGAGTACAAGGGTGAGAATCGTAAAGGGTGTAGCTCATGCTTTGTGTTATATGCATCATGATTGTGCGCCACCTATCGTGCATCGAGACATAACAAGCAGCAACATTTTGCTGCATTGTGACTATGAGCCTTGCGTTTCGGACTTTGGCACTGCTAAGCTTTTGAATCCAGACTCGTCGAATTGGACTGCTCTTGTAGGCACATATGGATATGTAGCACCag AGCTGGCTTATACAATGAAGGTAACAGAAAAATGTGATGTTTATAGCTTTGGAGTGCTGGCACTGGAAGTGATTATGGGAAAGCAGCTAGGCAATTTCGTCTCCTCCTTTTCGTTTCCATCCACCACCTATGCAAACATATTTCTCAAGGATGTGTTGGACCAAAGCCTTCCACCTCCTACACCTCAACTTGAAGATGAACTCATAACCATTGCAAGGCTATCAATTGCATGCAGACATTCCCACCCACAATCGAGGCCAACAATGCACATGGTTTCTCAGGCTTTATCGTTCCCAACTGCTTCTTCCAATAGAAGATCAAATGATATTACCCTTGAACAACTCATTATGATCTGA